The Magnolia sinica isolate HGM2019 chromosome 9, MsV1, whole genome shotgun sequence genome contains a region encoding:
- the LOC131256808 gene encoding uncharacterized protein LOC131256808, with protein MPAWHTFSKSGPCNCTERFPAQKVGWSAHQVLCFHCQFSKACAFIMKSCNVVESLYKRQAAPLMWLYYKSDGLDNPSTGLSRYGNSRTVQILSTCTTCMILECWTQICLVVWRNSAHKTVAYVNR; from the exons atgccagcatggcacaccTTTTCAAAATCGGGGCCGTGCAACTGCACTGAACGTTTTCCAGCCCAAAAAGTTGGCTGGTCtgcccatcag GTTTTGTGCTTCCATTGCCAATTTTCAAAGGCATGTGCATTTATAATGAAAAGTTGTAATGTTGTTGAATCTCTGTATAAACGGCAGGCAGCACCGTTAATGTGGTTAT ATTACAAGtcagatggtttggataacccATCAACTGGTCTTTCAAGATATGGCAATTCACGAACAGTCCAGATCTTGTCAACATGCACCACTTGTATGATTCTTGAATGTTGGACTCAGATCTGTCTGGTGGTTTGGAGAAATTCTGCCCACAAAACAGTAGCTTATGTAAATAGATGA